A part of Fundulus heteroclitus isolate FHET01 unplaced genomic scaffold, MU-UCD_Fhet_4.1 scaffold_124, whole genome shotgun sequence genomic DNA contains:
- the LOC118558358 gene encoding extracellular calcium-sensing receptor-like: protein MPSFSKYETPEPFKCSRINLREFRFLQTMIFAIEEINNSSILLPNVSIGYKAFDSCGSTLPSTHAVMGLINGEDKTWSKNCSSVHAIIGASESSSTIAMQQISGVFQIPMISHFATCACLSNRKEYPFFFRTIPSDYYQSRALAKLVKHFGWTWVGAVRSDNDYGNNGMATFIEAASKEGICVEYSETISRTGSREHIEKAVRVIQRGTANVLVAFLAQGEMDVLLEEVLKQNVTGLQWVGSESWITANYLAKKRYSGILTGSLGFAIGKAKIPGLQEFLFKEFWETTFGCSFQSSVPGTKLCSGSERLQDADNAFTDVSELRISNNVYKAVYAVAHALQYMAKCGSSHNLISHSCILKDHSEPRQVAKQLQNVNFTLESGEQVYFDENGDPVATYELVNWQRNHAGGIVFMTVGKYDASQPNGNEFTMNNVNITWAAESWEKPLSVCSENCLQGFRQAAIKGKPICCFSCVPCAGGEISDTNNSAECSQCPPEYWSNIDHSKCVPKVIEFLSYGETMGALLTAFSLCGASLTLAVLCVFFNFRHTPLVKASNSELSFLLLFSLTLCFLCSLTFIGQPTEWSCMLRHTAFGIAFALCISCILAKTITVVMAFKAKRPVNTVPQCSASLQRTSVLGCTLIQVLICVIWLAFDPPFPHKNMVYAREKIILECFLGSPIAFWAVMAYIGLLALLCFGFAFLARRLPDNFNEAKFITFSMLIFSAVWLTFIPAYVTSPGKFTVAVEIFAILASSFGLLFCIFAPKCYILLLKPERNTKKMLMGRNQSKHNKSM from the exons ATGCCCTCATTCTCCAAATACGAAACACCAGAGCCTTTCAAATGCTCCAG gaTAAATCTAAGAGAATTTCGTTTTTTGCAAACAATGATATTTGCTATTGAAGAAATTAACAACAGCAGCATCCTACTGCCTAATGTTTCAATTGGATATAAGGCATTTGATAGTTGTGGTTCAACATTACCTTCAACACATGCAGTAATGGGTTTAATAAATGGAGAGGATAAGACTTGGAGTAAAAACTGTTCTTCTGTTCATGCCATCATCGGGGCCTCTGAATCCTCTTCAACAATTGCAATGCAACAGATTTCAGGGGTTTTCCAAATACCTATG ATTAGCCACTTTGCAACATGTGCTTGTCTCAGTAACAGAAAGGAGTATCCCTTTTTCTTCAGAACCATTCCCAGTGACTACTACCAGAGTAGAGCACTGGCTAAACTGGTAAAACACTTTGGATGGACATGGGTTGGAGCAGTGAGAAGTGATAATGACTATGGTAATAATGGGATGGCAACTTTTATTGAAGCTGCCAGTAAAGAGGGGATTTGTGTTGAATACTCTGAGACCATCTCAAGAACTGGTTCTAGAGAACACATTGAGAAGGCAGTAAGAGTAATACAAAGAGGCACAGCAAATGTTTTAGTTGCATTCCTGGCCCAAGGTGAAATGGATGTTTTGCTCGAGGAAGTTCTGAAGCAAAATGTAACTGGGTTGCAGTGGGTCGGCAGTGAATCTTGGATCACAGCAAATTACTTGGCTAAGAAGAGGTACTCTGGGATTTTAACTGGGTCACTGGGCTTTGCAATAGGAAAGGCAAAAATCCCAGGGTTACAAGAATTTCTCTTCAAG GAGTTCTGGGAAACAACCTTTGGATGCAGTTTTCAGTCCAGTGTGCCTGGAACAAAATTATGTTCTGGCTCTGAGAGACTTCAGGATGCAGACAATGCTTTTACAGATGTATCAGAGCTGAGGATATCCAATAATGTGTATAAGGCTGTGTATGCTGTTGCTCATGCCTTGCAATACATGGCAAAATGTGGATCAAGTCATAACTTAATATCTCACTCGTGTATCTTAAAAGACCATTCAGAGCCAAGACAG GTTGCAAAACAACTCCAGAATGTTAATTTTACACTTGAGTCTGGAGAGCAAGTGTACTTTGATGAAAATGGGGACCCTGTTGCAACCTATGAACTTGTGAACTGGCAGAGAAACCATGCAGGAGGTATTGTGTTCATGACTGTGGGGAAGTATGATGCTTCCCAACCAAACGGGAATGAGTTTACCATGAACAACGTAAATATAACATGGGCTGCAGAATCCTGGGAG AAGCCACTGTCCGTCTGCAGTGAGAATTGCCTGCAAGGTTTCCGACAGGCAGCAATCAAAGGCAAACCAATCTGTTGCTTCTCATGTGTCCCGTGTGCTGGTGGAGAAATCAGCGATACCAACA ATTCTGCAGAGTGTTCACAGTGTCCACCGGAGTACTGGTCAAATATCGATCACAGCAAATGTGTTCCAAAGGTGATTGAGTTCCTGTCATATGGAGAAACTATGGGAGCCCTCCTCACTGCCTTTTCATTATGTGGAGCAAGTTTAACACTTGCGgtcttgtgtgtgttttttaatttccGTCACACACCTCTTGTCAAAGCCAGTAATTCTGAGCTAAGTTTCCTGCTACTCTTCTCCTTGACTCTGTGTTTCCTTTGCTCTCTGACTTTCATTGGCCAGCCCACTGAGTGGTCATGCATGCTTCGTCATACAGCTTTTGGCATAGCTTTTGCTCTGTGTATTTCATGTATTCTTGCTAAAACTATAACTGTTGTGATGGCCTTTAAAGCTAAAAGACCAGTAAATACAGTTCCTCAGTGTTCAGCTTCCCTTCAGAGAACAAGTGTTCTTGGCTGTACTTTAATTCAAGTGCTAATTTGTGTTATATGGCTAGCTTTTGATCCACCATTTCCACACAAGAACATGGTTTATGCAAGAGAAAAGATTATTCTAGAGTGTTTCTTAGGGTCACCTATAGCATTTTGGGCTGTGATGGCATACATAGGACTTCTGGCTCTGCTCTGCTTTGGCTTTGCTTTTTTAGCTCGGAGGTTACCTGATAATTTTAATGAAGCTAAATTTATCACCTTCAGCATGCTGATATTTAGTGCTGTCTGGCTCACATTTATCCCAGCATATGTCACTTCTCCCGGTAAGTTTACTGTAGCTGTAGAAATATTTGCAATTCTAGCTTCAAGTTTTGGattacttttttgtatttttgcgccaaaatgttatattttactTCTGAAACCTGAGAGGAAtactaaaaaaatgttaatgggAAGAAATCAATCAAAACACAATAAGAGTATGTAG